In Kordiimonas pumila, a single genomic region encodes these proteins:
- a CDS encoding putative metalloprotease CJM1_0395 family protein yields MTTTSILPSSGPPPPGLKRPSVPENLRPKVGASAVTLEKQPVIAQKTDAKAAASVSGLRGPSPVNLGGSGAVVLQVQESASTNVSRDTELSEEDKVALSRLKARDREVRAHEAAHAASGRGYTGSPSFEYVRGADGTQYAVGGHVNIDVSEVPGSPQETIAKMEVVRQAALAPAQPSGQDRAVAAAAAVKLREAQAELAQQNKAENQNGATSDVAAGGQTDQLNLNLLA; encoded by the coding sequence ATGACGACGACCAGCATACTGCCATCTTCAGGGCCACCACCGCCGGGTCTCAAGCGGCCTTCGGTGCCGGAAAATTTGCGCCCAAAGGTAGGTGCTAGTGCCGTAACCCTTGAAAAACAGCCTGTTATTGCTCAGAAAACAGATGCAAAAGCTGCCGCTTCCGTGAGTGGGTTAAGGGGGCCGTCACCTGTAAATCTGGGTGGGTCTGGGGCCGTTGTGCTTCAGGTGCAGGAAAGTGCCAGCACCAATGTTTCACGGGATACAGAATTAAGCGAAGAAGATAAAGTAGCCCTTAGCCGGTTGAAGGCACGTGACCGCGAAGTGCGTGCCCATGAAGCGGCTCATGCGGCTTCCGGTCGAGGGTATACTGGTTCGCCGAGTTTTGAATATGTACGCGGGGCTGATGGCACACAGTATGCCGTTGGTGGCCATGTGAATATTGATGTGTCTGAAGTACCCGGTAGCCCTCAAGAGACGATTGCCAAAATGGAAGTTGTGCGCCAAGCAGCGCTTGCACCAGCGCAGCCTTCCGGGCAGGACAGAGCCGTTGCGGCGGCGGCGGCCGTAAAGCTTAGGGAAGCACAGGCAGAACTGGCACAGCAAAATAAAGCCGAAAACCAAAACGGTGCCACCTCTGATGTTGCGGCGGGCGGGCAGACTGATCAGCTGAACCTGAATTTACTAGCTTAG
- a CDS encoding DUF952 domain-containing protein, which yields MDSVIYKILRASEWCAAKDDPAYAGSPDDMRDGFIHFSTHAQCPETVKRYFTDESEIYILAFDPLIYSAKALKWEASRGGDLFPHLFQPLDISKAEKSWHIKRSENGMFNLGVLKEAHDGN from the coding sequence ATGGATTCCGTAATTTATAAAATTTTGCGCGCCTCAGAATGGTGTGCCGCCAAAGATGATCCCGCATACGCAGGTTCACCCGACGATATGCGCGACGGCTTTATCCATTTTTCTACACATGCCCAGTGCCCAGAAACCGTAAAACGCTATTTTACTGACGAATCTGAAATTTATATTCTGGCATTTGACCCGCTGATTTATTCAGCGAAGGCTTTAAAGTGGGAAGCTTCAAGGGGCGGCGACCTTTTCCCGCACCTGTTTCAGCCTCTCGATATTTCAAAAGCTGAAAAATCGTGGCATATAAAACGTTCAGAAAATGGCATGTTTAACCTAGGTGTTCTGAAAGAGGCCCATGATGGCAATTGA
- a CDS encoding quinone-dependent dihydroorotate dehydrogenase, with protein sequence MMAIDLFPIIKPFLHRMDAEKAHNFTIQCLKMGFSSLLGPRYNPEILKTTVFGLHFPNPVGIAAGFDKNADVIPAVHKLGFGFAEAGTVTPLPQEGNPTPRLFRLTSDKAVINRFGFNNKGLDYFIHQLTAQKPGNKPFGANVGANKSSDDKTADYVKGINRLYGLSDYFTVNISSPNTPGLRSLQSKEALEDLISRVQEARRAKIAESYPYVPILVKIAPDLTKSDIADITEIALKKQLDGLIVSNTTITRPTNLQHKSKDQAGGLSGSPLMEMSTEVLAKIYKVTEGKIPLIGVGGISSGADAYKKIRAGASLVQLYSALVYEGPGLVERIKRDLVALLEKDRFSSVADAVGADHK encoded by the coding sequence ATGATGGCAATTGATCTGTTTCCCATTATCAAACCTTTCTTACACCGCATGGATGCAGAAAAAGCGCATAATTTCACCATACAGTGCCTTAAAATGGGCTTTAGCAGCCTTCTTGGGCCGCGCTACAACCCTGAGATTTTAAAAACCACTGTCTTTGGCCTGCATTTTCCTAACCCTGTTGGTATTGCCGCCGGTTTTGATAAAAACGCTGACGTTATCCCCGCCGTCCATAAGCTCGGATTTGGTTTTGCTGAAGCCGGAACCGTTACACCGCTGCCACAGGAAGGCAACCCAACACCGCGCCTGTTTCGGCTCACCAGCGACAAGGCCGTTATCAACCGGTTTGGCTTTAACAATAAAGGCCTGGATTATTTTATTCATCAACTTACCGCGCAAAAACCCGGGAACAAACCATTTGGGGCCAATGTCGGCGCTAACAAATCATCAGACGATAAAACCGCTGACTATGTGAAGGGCATTAACCGCCTGTACGGCTTGTCCGATTATTTCACGGTCAATATATCAAGCCCAAACACACCGGGCCTTCGCAGCCTGCAGTCAAAAGAGGCGCTGGAAGACCTGATAAGCAGAGTGCAGGAAGCGCGTCGCGCAAAAATTGCAGAAAGCTACCCTTATGTGCCCATTCTGGTAAAAATTGCACCAGACCTGACCAAAAGCGACATTGCCGATATCACAGAAATTGCCCTTAAAAAGCAACTGGACGGGCTTATTGTTAGTAATACCACCATTACACGCCCCACAAACCTGCAGCATAAAAGCAAAGATCAAGCTGGTGGCCTTTCTGGAAGCCCGCTTATGGAAATGTCCACTGAAGTTCTGGCAAAAATATATAAAGTAACTGAGGGCAAGATACCGCTTATTGGTGTGGGCGGAATCTCAAGCGGGGCTGATGCCTATAAAAAAATTCGGGCGGGCGCATCCCTTGTGCAGCTATATTCTGCCCTTGTCTATGAAGGCCCTGGGCTTGTTGAACGTATAAAACGTGATCTTGTCGCACTACTGGAAAAAGACCGGTTTTCGTCTGTTGCCGACGCTGTTGGCGCTGATCACAAATAA
- a CDS encoding Mur ligase family protein yields the protein MIPEALIMPGLIGFFALWFAVERSLTLMMFFQQEEYDGPRFLKWLQHKNGFDKTASTWLLAALLCGTLSQLLVPTSTDNQMLAVLGYSLLPLAILGLLHGIGRSRSVRKHSKKPLVLTARAKRILYVYGLIAAAILCAIGLISSLAPNGDHYSLRISTQSDSWWDIFGFAHLTYDWQYVAGTALLIVYAQCLPLVLVLANKSLEPMEERVKAGYRAEAVQKFKEINPRVIAITGSFGKTSTKHILSHILGAGAPALATPGSVNTEMGITRVIREQLKPEHQYFIVEMGAYGPGSIARLCKLTPPDAGLITAIGAAHYERFKSLETVAAAKFELAEAVFEKGGGVVVSTDGIEKTLLETSMKAVPGNYTTVGPEGDISLAGFVQDKTGLTLTVKDKDEVHILKVPLFGRHQSGNILLAAACARSLGMPWAAIKGALASMPQIRHRLEVSQTAGGPTLVNDAYNSNPVGFASALESLDALVDGGKRILVTPGMVELGAIHDTEHERLGALAAQHCDIVLVVTPNRIPSFLAGLNGANTGATTVMTFEAQAEAETWVKANWKKGDVVLFENNLPDLYESHFSF from the coding sequence ATGATACCTGAAGCCCTTATTATGCCCGGCCTGATCGGCTTTTTTGCCTTATGGTTTGCTGTTGAACGCAGCCTAACCCTCATGATGTTCTTTCAGCAGGAAGAGTATGACGGCCCCCGGTTTCTAAAGTGGCTTCAACATAAAAACGGCTTCGATAAAACCGCCAGCACATGGCTTTTGGCCGCACTTTTATGCGGCACCCTATCGCAGCTATTAGTGCCAACCAGCACAGACAACCAAATGCTCGCCGTTCTGGGTTATAGTTTGTTGCCGCTCGCTATTCTCGGGTTGTTACACGGCATTGGGCGCTCCCGTTCTGTCCGGAAACATTCAAAAAAACCGCTGGTGCTTACAGCGCGGGCAAAACGTATTCTGTATGTTTACGGCCTTATCGCAGCAGCTATTCTATGTGCAATTGGCCTTATCAGTAGCCTCGCCCCAAACGGTGACCACTATAGCCTGCGTATCAGCACCCAATCTGATAGCTGGTGGGATATTTTTGGTTTTGCACACCTGACATATGACTGGCAGTATGTTGCCGGTACCGCGCTGTTAATAGTTTATGCTCAATGCTTGCCGCTTGTGCTGGTGCTTGCCAACAAATCTCTTGAGCCTATGGAAGAGAGGGTAAAAGCTGGTTACCGGGCCGAAGCTGTGCAGAAATTCAAGGAAATAAACCCGCGTGTCATCGCCATTACCGGGTCTTTCGGCAAAACATCGACCAAGCACATTCTTTCCCACATTTTAGGGGCAGGCGCACCAGCGCTTGCAACACCCGGCAGTGTGAATACAGAAATGGGCATCACCCGCGTTATTCGGGAGCAGCTAAAGCCCGAACATCAGTATTTTATCGTTGAAATGGGTGCTTACGGCCCCGGATCAATCGCCCGGCTTTGCAAGCTAACACCGCCTGACGCTGGCCTTATTACAGCGATTGGCGCGGCTCACTATGAACGCTTCAAGTCGCTTGAAACCGTGGCTGCCGCAAAGTTTGAGCTTGCGGAAGCCGTTTTTGAAAAAGGCGGCGGCGTTGTGGTGAGCACAGACGGTATTGAGAAAACATTGTTGGAAACCAGCATGAAAGCTGTGCCGGGCAACTATACTACCGTGGGGCCAGAGGGCGATATTTCGCTCGCTGGTTTTGTGCAGGATAAAACTGGCCTCACACTCACGGTGAAAGATAAAGACGAAGTCCATATTTTAAAAGTACCGCTTTTTGGGCGGCATCAATCTGGCAACATTTTGCTGGCAGCAGCTTGTGCCCGTTCCCTTGGTATGCCTTGGGCGGCCATTAAGGGAGCCCTTGCCTCTATGCCGCAAATCCGCCACCGCTTGGAGGTTAGCCAAACAGCAGGCGGCCCAACCCTTGTGAACGATGCCTATAACTCAAACCCTGTTGGGTTTGCTTCTGCGCTCGAAAGCCTTGATGCACTGGTTGACGGCGGCAAACGCATTCTTGTGACACCGGGAATGGTAGAACTGGGGGCTATTCACGATACGGAGCACGAACGCCTCGGGGCGCTTGCTGCACAGCACTGCGATATTGTTCTAGTGGTAACGCCCAACCGGATCCCAAGCTTTTTAGCAGGCCTAAACGGTGCAAACACAGGTGCTACAACAGTTATGACCTTTGAAGCCCAAGCAGAAGCCGAAACATGGGTAAAAGCGAACTGGAAAAAAGGCGACGTGGTGCTGTTTGAAAACAACCTGCCGGATCTCTACGAATCGCATTTTAGTTTTTAG
- a CDS encoding tetratricopeptide repeat protein: MSRNNFIKKSIATFCFTVTGWNGVCADAGEDRYIACLDMAAVAPDKAINEALVWQTSGGGVPARHCEAIGLFHLHEYGEAAMRFELIAEDMRVGKGMPVRDGKRLTATAAMLADMYDQAANAWLLADEIVRAENAVDLALSLVPEDSQQELDLILDRARIAAADGDYVMALEDIEYIRLKDASRTDLLVFLAASARGTKHYAKADAAITEYLALYPNDPAGYLERGNLYDATGKAQEARLSWLKVIELSPDSVDADAARANLERLDMKRPEIKEIPTAKN; the protein is encoded by the coding sequence ATGAGTCGCAACAATTTCATAAAAAAATCTATAGCTACCTTTTGCTTTACAGTAACGGGCTGGAACGGTGTTTGTGCAGATGCGGGGGAAGACCGTTACATAGCGTGCCTCGATATGGCAGCAGTTGCGCCAGACAAAGCAATTAACGAAGCGCTTGTGTGGCAAACAAGCGGCGGCGGCGTACCGGCCCGGCACTGTGAAGCTATTGGGCTTTTTCATCTGCATGAATACGGCGAGGCGGCTATGCGCTTTGAACTGATTGCAGAAGATATGCGCGTTGGTAAAGGCATGCCTGTTCGCGACGGTAAAAGGTTAACGGCAACAGCGGCGATGCTGGCAGATATGTATGATCAGGCAGCAAATGCCTGGCTGTTGGCAGACGAGATTGTGCGAGCAGAAAATGCTGTCGACCTTGCGCTTTCATTGGTGCCTGAAGACAGCCAGCAAGAGCTTGACCTGATACTTGACAGGGCCCGGATTGCGGCCGCTGACGGCGACTATGTAATGGCGCTTGAGGATATAGAATATATCCGGCTTAAAGATGCCAGCCGCACCGATCTTCTGGTCTTTCTGGCCGCTTCTGCGCGCGGTACCAAACATTATGCAAAGGCAGATGCTGCCATTACTGAATATTTGGCTTTATACCCAAATGACCCGGCGGGGTATTTGGAGCGCGGTAATCTTTATGATGCAACGGGTAAGGCGCAGGAGGCGCGTTTAAGCTGGTTAAAGGTAATTGAACTGTCACCAGACAGTGTTGATGCAGATGCTGCCCGCGCCAATCTTGAAAGGCTTGATATGAAAAGGCCAGAGATTAAAGAAATACCGACCGCTAAAAACTAA
- a CDS encoding periplasmic heavy metal sensor, whose translation MDKKVKWILLALGASLLANIFLGGIFLGHEFRKPPSPHREPPMDFNLKRFSENLTKEERQKVRILMKSQRQALSEGYRALRDTERKISELIMAESVDKKALKEAFDQHGQQVQKLHQPLQDVLFEMVVEMDHATRQKMGADMFDRRRKDKDADAMRKKIERKWGEKRHCPPPEGMEDMPPPDMPPPPNGVGSPDQP comes from the coding sequence ATGGATAAAAAAGTGAAATGGATTCTATTGGCTCTGGGTGCATCATTGCTCGCCAATATCTTTCTGGGTGGTATTTTTCTGGGGCATGAATTCCGGAAACCACCATCGCCGCATAGAGAGCCACCAATGGATTTTAACTTGAAACGGTTTAGCGAGAATCTGACAAAAGAGGAACGCCAAAAAGTTCGTATTTTGATGAAATCCCAGCGTCAGGCCTTAAGTGAAGGTTATAGGGCCTTGCGGGACACAGAACGCAAGATTAGCGAACTGATTATGGCAGAGAGTGTTGATAAGAAAGCGTTGAAAGAGGCTTTTGACCAACACGGACAGCAAGTGCAAAAGCTACATCAACCACTACAGGATGTTTTGTTTGAAATGGTGGTTGAGATGGATCACGCCACGCGTCAAAAGATGGGTGCTGACATGTTTGACCGCAGGCGCAAGGATAAAGACGCTGATGCGATGCGCAAAAAGATTGAACGCAAATGGGGCGAAAAACGGCATTGTCCGCCGCCAGAGGGTATGGAGGATATGCCACCTCCTGATATGCCGCCCCCGCCTAATGGTGTAGGTAGCCCAGACCAGCCTTAA
- a CDS encoding DUF2333 family protein: MAKEIWLWLLEQLKKAGQGFIAFCQMMWRWLAGKLSAVSGSVWRKLVVALPVLLVLYILIGMVIVNRIDDTLDIKAGTPPGGSETVAVVAALVEREVVDHNWTPNDPMFLPGWWVDNTPNFQKGIIGALSRFGFELRDQLGRMRGSSAVDEELERAAGNLSKEPDRWIMDFSTSLLPITASDTYFREAARNLRSYNGRLASGDAIFERRADNLLATLDRISLDLGASSAALEDYMSKNAGGLLPDSGADDLFYLTKGQVYAYTLILVALQRDFEALIADRELTAIYADMLVSMKEAATLNPLVVINGSVDGMLANHLAIEGFYLLRARTKLKEVTNILLK, translated from the coding sequence ATGGCAAAAGAAATCTGGCTTTGGTTGCTGGAGCAACTAAAAAAAGCTGGTCAGGGTTTTATTGCCTTTTGTCAGATGATGTGGCGCTGGCTTGCGGGAAAGCTTTCGGCTGTGTCAGGGAGTGTTTGGCGCAAGCTTGTTGTTGCCTTGCCTGTCCTTCTGGTGCTGTACATTCTAATAGGCATGGTCATTGTAAACCGGATAGATGATACGCTTGATATTAAAGCAGGCACCCCGCCCGGTGGCTCTGAGACAGTTGCGGTTGTTGCAGCTCTTGTTGAGCGGGAAGTGGTTGACCATAACTGGACACCGAATGACCCCATGTTTTTACCCGGTTGGTGGGTTGATAATACACCCAATTTCCAAAAGGGTATAATTGGCGCCCTGTCCCGCTTTGGGTTTGAGCTGCGTGATCAGCTTGGCCGCATGCGAGGGTCATCAGCCGTTGATGAAGAGCTTGAGCGTGCCGCAGGTAACCTTTCAAAAGAGCCTGATCGCTGGATAATGGACTTTTCTACATCTTTGCTGCCGATTACAGCCAGTGACACATACTTCCGCGAAGCCGCCAGAAATTTGCGTTCCTATAATGGGCGGTTGGCGTCAGGAGATGCTATTTTTGAACGGCGGGCAGATAATTTGCTCGCAACACTCGACAGAATATCGCTTGATCTTGGCGCATCATCTGCCGCGCTTGAAGATTATATGAGCAAAAATGCAGGTGGCTTGCTGCCTGATAGCGGTGCAGATGATCTTTTCTATCTCACGAAAGGCCAAGTGTATGCGTACACACTTATTTTGGTGGCGCTGCAGCGCGATTTCGAAGCTCTGATTGCCGACCGCGAGTTAACAGCAATATATGCTGATATGCTGGTTTCCATGAAAGAGGCAGCGACACTGAACCCGCTTGTTGTAATTAATGGATCGGTTGATGGTATGCTTGCCAATCATTTGGCTATTGAGGGTTTTTACCTGCTCAGAGCCAGAACCAAGCTAAAGGAAGTAACCAACATTCTTCTGAAATAA
- a CDS encoding DUF6491 family protein: MTIKSKILLLTPYAFVAVFFMASPLLADQENGEASQCLETDTIISYMVESDEAVRFTLADNKNVIMSLKPHCPQLRFHGYVSFTPVNGKLCAGVDEIKTRAGLPCRISGLSYAQEGSDPVETTP; encoded by the coding sequence ATGACTATAAAAAGCAAAATTCTTCTTTTAACACCCTATGCTTTTGTGGCTGTTTTTTTCATGGCCAGCCCCCTTCTTGCCGATCAAGAGAATGGGGAAGCGAGCCAGTGTCTGGAAACAGACACCATTATTTCTTATATGGTCGAGTCAGACGAAGCTGTCAGGTTTACCCTTGCTGACAACAAAAATGTTATCATGTCTTTAAAGCCACACTGCCCCCAGCTTCGTTTTCATGGATATGTTTCTTTCACACCCGTAAACGGCAAGCTATGTGCCGGGGTTGACGAGATTAAAACCCGCGCTGGATTACCGTGCCGTATTAGTGGCCTTTCCTATGCTCAGGAAGGCAGCGATCCCGTAGAGACAACACCGTAA
- a CDS encoding universal stress protein encodes MIKDEIRGPIRPIKKRLRKLLVVVDGSPESKIAIRFAAARAAHITGGGLVLFHCIRPGEFQHWVAVADRMREEAYEAAQQLLRDVAENLNNYCGVTPDIEITEGEPKDELKKYMMAQSDLFGLVLGAGSEGDPGPLVDYFSSPAVSELSCPVIIVPGNMTYEQVDSMA; translated from the coding sequence GTGATTAAAGATGAAATCCGCGGCCCAATACGGCCCATTAAAAAAAGGCTTCGCAAGCTTCTGGTGGTGGTAGATGGATCACCGGAATCTAAAATTGCGATCCGTTTTGCTGCGGCGCGCGCCGCCCATATCACCGGGGGCGGCCTTGTTTTGTTTCATTGTATTCGCCCGGGCGAATTTCAGCACTGGGTTGCGGTTGCAGACCGTATGCGGGAAGAAGCTTATGAAGCAGCACAGCAGCTTCTGCGCGATGTGGCGGAAAACCTGAATAATTATTGCGGTGTTACCCCTGATATTGAAATCACCGAAGGTGAACCAAAAGACGAACTGAAAAAATATATGATGGCGCAGAGCGACCTTTTTGGCCTTGTGCTCGGCGCTGGCTCAGAAGGTGATCCGGGGCCGCTTGTGGACTATTTTTCCAGCCCGGCTGTTTCCGAGCTGTCATGCCCGGTGATTATTGTGCCCGGTAACATGACATATGAGCAGGTGGATTCGATGGCATAA
- a CDS encoding SDR family oxidoreductase, whose translation MPKQLLVFGPGYSAVPVMTQAQENGWLVTGTYRSDETRQMLEKQGFKAIDFTSGRLPTRDGPLHILITAAPTREGADPVLSVWEKALLNSENIKTICYLSSTNVYGDHSGDWVTEETMPNPSLERGTRRLEAEKSWEKLAKNIKASCFIFRLAGIYGPGRNAIQSLKTGKAKSILKPGQVFSRIHVTDITAALWAAITGPYKGGIYNLADDLPCPPHEVIAEAARLMGVPAPVLENWETADLSPMARSFYTENKRVDNTKIKQELGLDLKYPDYKSGLKALIETE comes from the coding sequence ATGCCCAAGCAGTTACTTGTATTTGGACCCGGCTACAGCGCCGTGCCTGTTATGACGCAGGCACAGGAAAACGGCTGGCTGGTAACAGGCACATATAGGTCTGATGAAACGCGACAAATGCTTGAAAAACAGGGCTTTAAAGCAATAGATTTCACAAGTGGCCGCCTGCCTACAAGGGATGGGCCATTGCATATTCTGATAACAGCCGCCCCAACCCGTGAGGGCGCAGACCCTGTGCTTTCTGTCTGGGAAAAAGCCCTTTTAAACAGCGAAAACATTAAAACCATCTGCTATCTCTCAAGCACAAATGTTTATGGTGACCACAGCGGCGATTGGGTAACCGAAGAAACCATGCCAAACCCTTCGCTTGAACGCGGCACACGTCGCTTGGAAGCAGAAAAAAGCTGGGAGAAGCTGGCGAAGAACATAAAGGCCTCATGCTTTATCTTCCGCCTTGCTGGCATTTATGGCCCCGGCAGAAATGCGATCCAAAGCCTGAAGACCGGCAAAGCCAAAAGCATCCTAAAGCCCGGTCAGGTTTTTAGTCGTATCCATGTGACAGATATTACCGCCGCTTTATGGGCCGCTATAACAGGCCCCTATAAAGGTGGCATTTATAATCTGGCAGACGATCTACCGTGCCCCCCCCATGAAGTGATAGCTGAAGCCGCACGCCTGATGGGGGTTCCCGCACCCGTGCTAGAGAACTGGGAAACCGCAGATCTTAGCCCTATGGCGCGGAGCTTTTATACAGAAAACAAACGTGTTGATAATACCAAGATAAAGCAGGAACTGGGGCTTGATTTAAAGTACCCGGATTATAAATCCGGGCTTAAAGCACTGATAGAAACAGAGTAG